Part of the Ignatzschineria larvae DSM 13226 genome, GTCTTTATGATGCATTTAGTGCGGCCAATAATGTGCTGTTTAATGCGGTCCAAGGTATTACAGATAGTATTACCAAGCCAGGTATGATCAATCTTGATTTTAATGATGTCAAGACAGTCATGCGTCAACAAGGACTAGCGATGATGGGGGTCGGTTTATCATCTGGTGATAATGCTGCACGTGAGGCTATTCAACAAGCGATCTCTTCCCCGCTCCTAGAAGAAGTAAGTCTTAAAGGCGCAAAAGGCCTTTTGGTGAATATTTCTGGTGGTTTAGGCCTAAGTATTGGCGATCTACATGAAATTGGGGCTATCATCAGTGAATATGCCGATGAAGATACAACAGTCGTATTTGGCGCTGTTGTGGATGAAGAGATGGGTGATGATATTCGAGTAACGCTTGTGGCAACTGGACTAGGAGAATATCAATCTTCTATCGAGAAGGTGAGTATTGCTGATCAGTTATTAGGTCGAGCAAAACCAACAACTCAAGAAACTACAAAAGAGAGCTCGAAGTCTAGTGGCTCACATTCAACAGGTTATTTAGATATTCCTGCATTTTTAAGAAAAAACTCTTAAAATTCATAGAACTCTAAGAAAGAGAAGTTATGTTAAAACAGAGAACAATAAAAAGTCTGGTACAAACCACAGGGATTGGGTTGCATTCCGGGAAAAAGGTCTATTTGACTCTACGACCGGCAGGCATTGATCAAGGTATTATTTTTCGTAGAACGGATCTGCCTTCACCAGATATCAAAATTGCAGCTGATGCAGTTGTCAGCACACAGCTTGCAACGATGATCGCTTCCCCTGAGGCTCCTGATGTGACAATTTCTACTATCGAACATCTTATGTCCGCATTATGTGGCTTAGGGATTGATAATGTTATTGTTGAAGTGAGTGCGCCGGAAATCCCTATTATGGATGGTAGTTCCGCACCATTTGTTTACCTGATTCAATCTGCAGGTATTCAGGAGCAGAATGCTGCGAAAAAATTTATCAAGATCAAAAAGCCCGTGATGTATCAGCATGAGGATAAGATTGCCAAATTATTGCCTTATAACGGCTTTAGATTAGATTTTACAATTAAATTTGACCATGCGGTACTCGATAAAACAAATCCGCAGCATCGTTGTGAGTTTTCAAGCCAATACTATATAGAAGAAGTGGCACGAGCAAGAACCTTCGGTTTTATGAAGGATCTTGAGATTATGCGTGAGCTTAATCTAGCATTAGGCGGCAGTATGGATAACG contains:
- the lpxC gene encoding UDP-3-O-acyl-N-acetylglucosamine deacetylase, yielding MLKQRTIKSLVQTTGIGLHSGKKVYLTLRPAGIDQGIIFRRTDLPSPDIKIAADAVVSTQLATMIASPEAPDVTISTIEHLMSALCGLGIDNVIVEVSAPEIPIMDGSSAPFVYLIQSAGIQEQNAAKKFIKIKKPVMYQHEDKIAKLLPYNGFRLDFTIKFDHAVLDKTNPQHRCEFSSQYYIEEVARARTFGFMKDLEIMRELNLALGGSMDNAIVVDDYRILNADGLRYEDEFVRHKVLDAVGDLYVLGHPIIGEFVGYKAGHMMNNMLIRELMKDTSAYEVVTYEEAEHSPVTFTVPAWN
- the ftsZ gene encoding cell division protein FtsZ, which encodes MFELQQDHNEHGPIIKVIGVGGAGGNAITHMVNSGLTGVTFIAANTDSQDLHQAKADVRIQLGEQLTRGLGAGANPEIGRQAAEETKEHIKAELNGADMVFIAAGMGGGTGTGAAPIVAEVAKELGILTVAVVSRPFSMEGRKRDQAATQGLKQLAQNVDSLITIPNDRLMSVLGKGVSLYDAFSAANNVLFNAVQGITDSITKPGMINLDFNDVKTVMRQQGLAMMGVGLSSGDNAAREAIQQAISSPLLEEVSLKGAKGLLVNISGGLGLSIGDLHEIGAIISEYADEDTTVVFGAVVDEEMGDDIRVTLVATGLGEYQSSIEKVSIADQLLGRAKPTTQETTKESSKSSGSHSTGYLDIPAFLRKNS